A genomic region of Ursus arctos isolate Adak ecotype North America unplaced genomic scaffold, UrsArc2.0 scaffold_8, whole genome shotgun sequence contains the following coding sequences:
- the MYCN gene encoding N-myc proto-oncogene protein: protein MPSCTASTMPGMICKNPDLEFDSLQPCFYPDEDDFYFGGPDSTPPGEDIWKKFELLPTPPLSPSRAFPEHSPEPPNWATEMLLPEADLWGNPAEEDAFGLGGLGGLTPNPVILQDCMWSGFSAREKLERAVSEKLQHGRGPPAAGPAAPAPGAGATSPAGRGHCAAAGAGRAGAALPAELAHPAAECVDPAVVFPFPVNKREPAPATPAGAPAAGAAVASGAGAAASAGAPAAVPPRPGGRPASGGDHKALSTSGEDTLSDSDDEDDEEEDEEEEIDVVTVEKRRSSSHSKAVTTFTITVRPKNAALGPGRVQSGELILKRCVPIHQQHNYAAPSPYVESEDVPPQKKIKSEASPRPLKSVIPPKAKSLSPRNSDSEDSERRRNHNILERQRRNDLRSSFLTLRDHVPELVKNEKAAKVVILKKATEYVHSLQAEEHQLLLEKEKLQARQQQLLKKIEHARTC from the exons ATGCCGAGCTGCACCGCGTCCACCATGCCGGGGATGATCTGCAAGAACCCAGACCTTGAGTTTGACTCTCTGCAGCCCTGCTTCTACCCGGACGAAGATGACTTCTACTTCGGCGGCCCCGACTCGACCCCCCCGGGGGAGGACATCTGGAAGAAGTTCGAGCTGCTGCCCACGCCCCCGCTGTCGCCCAGCCGTGCCTTCCCGGAGCACAGCCCCGAGCCCCCGAACTGGGCCACCGAGATGCTGCTGCCCGAGGCCGACCTGTGGGGTAACCCGGCCGAGGAGGACGCGTTCGGCCTGGGGGGCCTGGGCGGCCTCACCCCCAATCCGGTCATCCTCCAGGACTGCATGTGGAGCGGCTTCTCGGCCCGCGAGAAGCTGGAGCGCGCCGTGAGCGAGAAGCTGCAGCACGGCCGCGGGCCGCCGGCCGCCGGGCCCGCCGCCCCGGCCCCGGGAGCGGGCGCCACCAGCCCTGCGGGCCGCGGGCACTgcgcggcggcgggggcgggccgCGCCGGGGCCGCCCTGCCAGCGGAGCTCGCCCACCCGGCCGCCGAGTGCGTGGATCCCGCCGTGGTCTTCCCCTTCCCGGTGAACAAGCGCGAGCCCGCGCCCGCCACTCCGGCCGGTGCCCCGGCGGCGGGCGCTGCGGTCGCCTCGGGGGCGGGTGCCGCAGCCTCGGCCGGCGCCCCGGCGGCCGTCCCCCCGCGCCCCGGCGGCCGCCCGGCCAGTGGCGGTGACCACAAGGCTCTCAGCACCTCCGGAGAGGACACCCTGAGCGACTCAG ATGATGAGGATGACGAAGAGGAAGACGAGGAGGAGGAGATCGACGTGGTGACCGTGGAGAAGCGGCGGTCCTCCTCCCACAGCAAGGCTGTCACCACCTTCACCATCACCGTGCGCCCCAAGAACGCAGCCCTGGGCCCGGGGAGGGTGCAGTCGGGGGAGCTCATCCTCAAGCGCTGTGTCCCCATCCACCAGCAGCACAACTATGCCGCCCCGTCTCCCTACGTGGAGAGCGAGGATGTGCCGCCCCAGAAGAAGATCAAGAGCgaagcctccccccgccccctcaaGAGCGTCATCCCCCCGAAGGCGAAGAGCTTGAGTCCCCGCAACTCTGACTCGGAGGACAGCGAGCGCCGCCGGAACCACAACATTCTGGAGCGCCAGCGCCGGAACGACCTGCGCTCGAGCTTCCTCACGCTCAGGGACCACGTGCCAGAGCTGGTGAAGAACGAGAAGGCCGCCAAGGTGGTCATTTTGAAAAAGGCCACCGAGTACGTCCACTCCCTTCAGGCCGAGGAGCACCAGCTGTTGCTGGAGAAGGAGAAGTTGCAGGCCAGGCAGCAGCAGTTGCTAAAGAAGATCGAACACGCGCGGACTTGCTAA